Proteins encoded by one window of Drosophila melanogaster chromosome X:
- the CG14191 gene encoding uncharacterized protein gives MKVFVCLLAVCSMAHAGFLGGGGAGGSALSSGWSSGGGGGGYSGGYSGGHGGGGGYGGGGYGGGGYGGGGHGGGSTIKIIKVITDSGAGGGGYGGGYGGGHGGGYGGGYGGGSSGGYSGGHGGGWSSGGGYGGGGYGSGGNVKIIKVISDAGSSGGYGGGYGGGHGGGYSSGGASSYSAGGWAPQGGWAQSSW, from the exons ATGAAG GTTTTCGTCTGCTTGCTGGCGGTGTGCAGTATGGCCCATGCGGGTTTCCTGGGCGGCGGCGGCGCAGGAGGTAGTGCCCTCAGCTCCGGCTGGTCAtccggcggaggaggaggaggatatAGCGGCGGATACAGTGGTGGCcatggaggaggtggtggctACGGCGGTGGTGGCTACGGCGGTGGTGGCTACGGCGGCGGTGGCCACGGAGGCGGCAGCACGATTAAGATCATCAAGGTGATCACCGATTCCggagctggtggtggtggctacGGAGGTGGCTACGGGGGTGGCCATGGAGGTGGCTATGGAGGTGGCTACGGAGGCGGCTCCTCCGGTGGTTACAGTGGCGGCCACGGAGGCGGTTGGTCATCCGGCGGTGGATACGGCGGTGGTGGCTACGGAAGCGGTGGCAACGTCAAGATCATCAAGGTCATCTCCGACGCCGGATCGAGCGGCGGGTATGGCGGCGGCTACGGCGGTGGTCACGGTGGTGGATACTCCTCCGGCGGTGCCTCCAGCTACTCCGCCGGCGGTTGGGCTCCTCAGGGCGGTTGGGCCCAGAGCAGTTGGTAA
- the CG7423 gene encoding uncharacterized protein, which produces MGDGHKIEDIIWTIKNGVYDEVERIFLAGSLNVNDQMGVRFPLHYAADFGQLKLLEFFVRIGAEVDRKDKYGITPLLAAIWEGHTRCVEFLLRMGASRTERTPEGQSYAEAAEQEDIRRLLARD; this is translated from the coding sequence ATGGGCGATGGACACAAAATCGAGGACATCATCTGGACAATCAAGAACGGCGTGTACGACGAGGTGGAGCGAATTTTCCTAGCCGGATCGCTTAATGTGAACGATCAGATGGGCGTCCGGTTCCCCTTGCACTACGCCGCCGACTTTGGCCAGCTGAAGCTGCTGGAGTTCTTTGTGCGGATCGGCGCGGAGGTGGACAGGAAGGACAAGTACGGCATCACACCGCTCCTGGCGGCCATATGGGAGGGGCATACACGCTGCGTCGAGTTCCTGCTCCGGATGGGAGCCAGCCGCACGGAGCGCACGCCCGAGGGGCAGAGCTACGCGGAGGCCGCCGAGCAGGAGGACATTAGACGGCTCCTGGCGCGGGACTGA